GgtttttttctgtatttttttttttgggaagatGAGGAGTGGGAGTGGGGGCAgagttttttttccagtttttttttttttttttaattatttatgacacGTGTCAGACGCTGATTGGCATGTGTAATAGTAATCTTTAAGCAAATGTGGTCAAACATCGAAGTAGTGTGTAATTGACACACCTTTAAAAGTTTTGATGTGTAATATTATTCCCGTCTTTAACAGATGTGTAAGAGGAATTTGGGGATGAGTTCAATGGATAAAGTATGTATTTTGCTTATTATAATAGAACATGAGATTTGGTtccgaaaataaaatatttaacttttataaaaaaaatattgttataTAAAAATGTTATAAAGAAGTCTGACAGTACTAAAATAACTTCCTCTTTCCTTTTCTAAACATCTTTTTCGCTTGacgtgtgaattatattgttttatttattaaatgatATTTTCCTAATGCAAAAAATTAGACTTGTAACATTTACAACTATCTTATACCTTGTTTGACCGTGCTTCttttggccaaaagtatttttttcctaaAAGAATTATTTTTGTTCAAAGTTAAGGTGTTTAGACAagctttaaaaagaaaaatatacttTTAAGTAGAAGTTAAAAAAGTAGCTTatctttaaaagtttttttttaaaagcacCTTTAAGAATAATAAACGTATACTTGTTTGACCAAGTTTCTTTCGAGTCAAAAGTGCTTTGTTTTGTcaaaagtatttttattttttaaaagttaaaatgtttcgccaaggttttagaaagaaaaaaatatttttgggtagAAGCAGAAGTAATTTTGAGAAGCAGAAACAAATAGTTTTTTCcttaaagtatttttttaaaaatatttttaagaaaaatatacttagaagcacctaattaaaaataacttttcaAATGAATTAACCAAACATAACACATTTTTAAacagtactttttaaaaaaaagttaatttaGATGTACGGTCAAACATGCCATTTTCCTGTTAccatctatactatattaaaaacacgaaggtccttagcgaaatatcgttcgtcttttttacccttaaaaaatAGAATTCACACCGGATAGAATAGTCATTCTAataatttcctaatatttaggattttgaaatcaactaaacttTATTCATTATAGTAGGAAATCTCATTATTTAGGACatttaaatcaactaaaattttccttttataattcaaaatcctaatatttaggaccaaatataacaaataattttGACGCTGAACTATGTTTTAGGAATTCAAATTTTCAATGTTTTAATATCTAACCACTAAACATTATATTTGTATTCAAGACATTAaagtcaaaaaatgaagaactgctattactttttaatttgaagaaaagaaatactATTATTGgttcttccattttttttttatccAGTACTATTGTTTTTTCTAAAAGTAAAGTTAGACGGGGAATAGAGTTAAAATAAGCCAATATACAATTAATATGAAGAATTAATTTATACTCCCTCTGTCTCAAAATATTTATCGTAATGTCTAAAAAAAGTTTcaattttttatcattttagaaattcaagataaaattaattattatttttttcattttatcctTAGAAGTAATTATTCTTGAAGATGGAGATGGAACGTAAATAAAGTAAATGTTCAATGAAAAGAGGTTATATTAAAAACATAAATAAGGGTAAAtagtcaaaaattcattttaattaatattttctttaaagaCGTGTAAAAGAGAAATACGACAAGTAATTTAAGACGAAAAAAATATTCATTAGTAATCAAGACTCCAGAATTAGTAATCAAGACTCAAGAGCCTTTAAATAGGTAGAAAGATGATGAATTATTAGTGTTATGAAATATTTAGTTTAACAACAAATTAATGTAACTCCAACCAAACAAATAACTGGTCAATGTTAGAAATCTCATCAAATGGTAAATGTTACAATTACGGATTATTAGTACAGAAGTTGCAGTAATCAATAAAGTCACAAAGTTTACTagcaaaattaattaatttttggttGGTGGAATTGTATTTTCTAAAAGTtgtagacaagaggggttgctctgatggtaagcaaccccacttccaaccgagaggttgtgagttcgagtcttcccaagagcaaggtgggaagttcttggagggaaggatgtcgggggtctatttggaaacagtctctctaacctagggtaggggtaagatctgcgtacacactaccctccccagaccccactaagtggattatactgggttgttgttgttgtaaaagtTGAAGGCAGCAAATTGTATTGGTATTTGTCCAaacaaatagaaaagaaaaattttaacTCACAAAATTAAATCTCTGTATCAAAATAATTCAAATCGCAAGTCAATCTATATTTTTCTAAATACAAGAGGACTAAAAACAAATAACATTGGATCTTTGATTAATATTAATTACTATATATGTATTGttttttaattcatttatctAAATAAAAAGCTTTATTGAACGTCTCTATACGAAAAGTCGCAACTAAATGTGATCACTAACTGTTTTACCTCTATTAGTAATACAGACTAATTAATTTATAGACAAACGTTTTTATCTCAAACTTCTATCGCAAAGTCACTTttaaaatctatatctatatactatattaaaagcacgaagcccCTTAGCAAAATatcattcgccttttttaccctttaaaaatatagttcacactagataaaatagtcatttaattatttttctaatatttcaGACCTAGAAATTCCTTGAAATTTGGTTAttaaatctttttcttatttaaactAGATACCTAAAATTTAGTTAAAAGTCAGTTGTTTGGAGACAAAAGTTGTAGACATTCTTTTGAAGTAGTTTTGGCAATTAAGTGATATCCTAATGGTACTCCAATAGTTTcacaatgaaaaaaatatattttcacttaGTATTTGCAATAAAATacattagtttattttaattatgtgGTAAATAATGTGAGACTAAAATTAAAAGCTACTAAATATatagaaaataatgtttcacttttcttttagtttttttcttcttcaattaatCTAGACTATTATTAAAGCATGAAATTTCAATGCAAAATTGATCAACCTTCTTatcattaaaaataaatttattgggaCAAAATCATTATTTCATTAGCACTTTCTAATATTTAGAACGTTAAAAAGAACTAAAGTTTTGACTATTAAATCTTTCTATTTGAACTATATAAGAACTCAAAATATTTAGGAATATTAACACAGTAAGATTACTTCTATAAATTATAAGTTAATTCTCTCAAGAATTTATAATTTTAGGAATTATAATTTCACCCGAAACAATAATAATCCATGTGACATTAGAAGGTTGGTAATGTCGAATCAGATAAACTAGGACATAAATAAAGCATTGCGTCGAACACTTTTAGATTGCTAAAATTTTAAGGTTGGTAATATTGAAGATGTTTGCTATTTTAAGCTATTCGTTTTTAAGaatgttaataaaatattttcaaaagtgttgtcatgaaatttgaTAGCTTCTCATGGAGTCTATAAATCTTTCTAGCAAATAGATATTGCATGTAATCACAAATAAATATCAAATTCGAAATATGTGGCAAAATGATATTACCCATTATTATTGAGCTAAAGAGAATAATAATATTTATTAGCATGTAGTCTCTTTATTATGATAATGATCAAATACACATAGAAAATATGACGTGAGAACCTAAATCTATCCCTAACGAAAATCTAAGTAAAAAGATATTTGTAGAGCAGAGACATTCTTTTATTGAGTTAGATAAATGTGATTAACGTTCAAGATTTTTCTcagaaatttgaatttttaaattcTTTTATCATTCAGAACTTTTGtgaataatatttatgtaatttttctaaaatttgTATTTATATATGAAATACACGCGCGTGCGTACTCTAAAACTAGTTTAATAATAAAAAGTACTTTAAACACCAGTGCCGAAATATTTTATagagaaaatctcactttatacctATTAATTCCAAATTATTTACTCTTTAATGCTCAGACCCAAACTATTTACTATCCTACCTATGCtgcccaaactatttacccggtTATTTCCCAATAATATGAGGGAGTAATAATTGGAATCACGTGCAGCTTGTCTCCCAGCTCAACTGCTTCTCCAACTCTTACTCCACTCTgctcttttttcatttgaagcAAAAACAACAATCCCAATTTCAGCAATGAAAAATCCAAATCTCATATCATCTCTGTAAAAAGCACACATATGTGACCAAAAACTACTAATCTTTTCTTATTGTAGTATTTTGGGGTTCATCATCAATGGCAATTCACACTTGTTTCTCACTAAtatattcttctttctcttcacCCAAACTGGTTTTTGGAGATTTATTGTACAAAAATTCAAATCCACAATTGAAGGACCTTGAAGCTTTGAAACTCATAACTTGGTTTGTTTGAGTTTTCAATTATTTTGATCAGATCCTATATGGGTTTGTTTGGAAAGTTGATTGGAGGTTGTAGCTAAAGTTTTAGTCAATTTGGTGGAGATTTTATAGTAGTTTTTAGAAGCTTGGgttgaaatatagttgaacaagagaagaagatgaatttgtattgtatactcaaatagtatacaaatataccattttggtatacaattcattccaactatataccctattagtatagctatatactatattggtattatatgctagttgaatcattttttggttgtattagctgcatttattagtacaatatttcattttcttttaatatagtacaatgtcttgaaatactttattatattaatatgtggtacactatttttttatttttctctttatgcatgtgtgttatgtaataaTAGTATAGTTATATAGTTGTCGGGAATTAACCAGTAAAATTGTATACCAagttggtatagttatatgccatattggtatcatatggtagtttgaacatttttttggttgttttggcTGCattttttaagtgaattctattctgaaattatttatataaacGTGATTTGCAGTGCTAGAATTTTTTTGTGCTGATGGATATagattatgtgtattatgtaataatttttataattataggcaattgttggaacgacccatacaactatataccctgtTAGTATATGGAATGAGCAAGTTGCTTTGCGAATATTAGGTTGCAATGCGagcatgtaattttctcatacttttattgtaTCCTTTAATGTTTGGTACAGTAGTATAGTCACAGATAGTTGTATCAATATTTTAGAGCAATCATATACTCTGTTGatatacatgtataccatattggtatcgtATGGTACTAGAAATCTTTTTTGCTACTTATATTTTTATTGCATTTtccaatattttattatcatttctattctaactagtatatatggagATTTAATGGCCGTAGATTATGTTTTCTTGCTCCATCACTGATTGGAATTACTGCTAATGGTAGAGTATGTACTGATATTTGTAGGGAAGGAGATCAAGATTTGCATGGTGATCATGTGGAATTATaaaggaacaagaaataaagaaaaaaataataataaaaaaataaaaaaggagtcAAATTTGAGTGTGAAATAAGATATggaaataacaataatatgatttgggaaaaaataaaggaataaaagaggaaaaaaaagggaagaaaatgagaaaaaagaaaaggagaaaagaaagaaaaaaaaggaaaaaagaaaagaagcataaaaataaaaaagaattgaagAGTAAAGAAAAAATTCCCTACAAAAATTACTATGGGTAGAAAATATAATTAATCtatgaataaaaaaaaaaataaataaataattttatttttgtggtaACTATAAAACCCCTGTTTTATAGACGTCATGAAAGGAAAAGAATATATctggaaaaaaattcaaaagaaaagaatgaataaTCACgcattttcttttctctctcctcTCCTATGAATAGTCTGTCCCCAATCCcatctcttttctctcttttttctccgCCTCTCTCCCCCCTAAAATCTCTCTCTCGCCTCCCACAGGCATCCACTTGTTAACCCACCAGGTACCTCTCCTTTTTTCTTCTATGTTTATTTATAGTAATTTCACATATATGTAGACTTGTGGATATGGCggtgaagattttattaagagtTGTAAACATTTTACTGTAATTTTCAGGCTTTGGATCTGTTGTGAacataaataaaaagaagaagatgaatatgtACGCTTATCAACAGAAGGCTTTGGTGGGTGGTTGTGTAGGAGTTGGAGAGACAGTGAGAGGAGGAGACATCATCTCTGTGTCAAACGGTGTCGTGTGCCCCAAACCCCGCCGTAATCTTAGCTTTTTCAATTCTCCATCTGAAGAATCAATCAGACCTTGTCATTTTCTGCAAATCAGGTTTGCCCTTTTCTTCCCTACTTTAAGTTTATCTCAATTTTTACTCCCATCTTTTTgcttattttgatgtttttatttttggatttttagcaATCAAGAAATGGAGGCTCGTGACTTGAAAGCCGGAACTGAACTGCTGGATATCATCCTCAGCAAGGTGATTTTCTGctcaagatttttttttattggaaaaaagaaaataaaaatctaatttttcccCTCCTTTTGAAAGGTGATTCAAATAAATCATCTTAAAATTTTGGTTCCCAGTAGAACAAGTTTTATACTCCCTCCATCCCTCATTTTACTTGGCACATTTTGTTTTATAGTTTGTTCCCCAAAAAAGctcatttttatatttgaaaaaaattagCTTTAAACTTCCTATTTTTCTCTTACATAAATATTTGTTTAAGACCaaaagaccacaagtttcaagattctttcttttttaaactcCATTCTCAGTTAAAACACATAAATTGGGATTTATGTGATTGAAGTAGTAGCTAATTTGAAGAGATGATACATTCTAAACAGTGTTGTCAAAGTAACATTATACTGTAGTTGATTTGCTTTCTAGATTATCTTAGTATGTTAACCACTTAATTCTCTACTACTAGCTGACAAGTTCTGATTTTTGATGTGCACAGGGGAATTATGAAGTTGATAAAGCTAATTTTGAGGTGACTTCATCTCCACCATTCTTTTATGGGGGATCTCCACCTAGCAGGGCTGGGAATCCCCTGATCCAAGATGCTCAGTTTGGCAACCACAATTTTGTCCCTATACTACCAATCCCGGAAAGAGCAGTGGCGCCCTCAACGCCGCCACCCTCCTCCATTATGAGCGGAGGAGGCTGTGTTCGAGTGAAGTTCGGGAACAAGCCAGCTCCTGTGAGGATTGAAGGCTTCAATTGTCGCGGCAGCTGCAGCATCTCAGCTGTAGCTTAGGTAAACACTTTGGCACAAAGATGttgaaaaaatgaataaaaaaagaagagattttTGGGGAAAGAGGCAAGAAAACTACACCAATTCGTTTAGTAGTGTATATATAGAGTGACAGGAAGATGGTTTAGTCCACTTTGCTGATGAGTTTTGTTATCTAATCATTCAAATCCAGTAATGTGTGTATATTGTGACAAGGTGATGAATGAATGTTTTTAAGTTGAAATCCGAAAGAATAAAACTGTAATATGTACCCCAAAGTAAGAGATAGGCCAAAAAATTGGATCTTTTCTTTGGTAGTGACTAGGGTTCTTTTATAGCATTAGAACAAGGTATGAGTTGAGAATACTTATTGTAGTATAAAGACTCAAGAAGGGTTTCTTTCTTTGTGACTGAATAGTTTGTCACTTATCCTTCATTGTAAT
Above is a window of Nicotiana tabacum cultivar K326 chromosome 8, ASM71507v2, whole genome shotgun sequence DNA encoding:
- the LOC107767619 gene encoding uncharacterized protein LOC107767619 yields the protein MNMYAYQQKALVGGCVGVGETVRGGDIISVSNGVVCPKPRRNLSFFNSPSEESIRPCHFLQISNQEMEARDLKAGTELLDIILSKGNYEVDKANFEVTSSPPFFYGGSPPSRAGNPLIQDAQFGNHNFVPILPIPERAVAPSTPPPSSIMSGGGCVRVKFGNKPAPVRIEGFNCRGSCSISAVA